Genomic DNA from Haloterrigena alkaliphila:
AACCGCTGTCAAGATTAACGGCGAATGGTCTTGGTTGTACGCTGCAATAGATATCGAGACAAAGCTGATTCTCGACGTTGCGTTATTTGGGCGGCATGGCACCGATCCGGCGGCTGCGTTTCTCCATCGACTCACCGAGAAACACGATCTCTCGGATGCTGAGTTTCTCGTTGACCAATTCGGCTACCGGACTGCCCTCTCTCGATTAGGATTGAGCGGTCGGGTCAACTATACCGACCGAAACCTCATCGAAAAGTGGTTTCACACCCTCAAGATGCGTATCGACCGCTTCCATAACTCGTGGGTGGGCAGTCGGTCGAGCGTCCGCGAGTGGCTTGAACAGTTTATGCACTACTACAACTATCAGAGACCGCATCAGGCTCTCGATGGAAAGACGCCGATAGAGGAGGTACAGAACTAGACAGTGGCGTGAGAGTTTGTGTGTACCGTATCCATGTGGGGAGAAGCGTTCGAGAACATCGTGGACATCGTCACGGGTGAACTTTTGTTCACGACCCTGTTTGCGAGCCTCCTCTTCGTGGATATTGACCGAATCGTGTAACAGCGTATGAGTCAGTGCCGTTGTCGGACGGGTCGTGATGAGCGGAGCATCCTCTGCGAGGAGTTTTCGATGTTCTAAGACCGGAAGCCCACCCGAATGGTCGATGTGAGCGTGGGTGAGAAATACCGCGTCGATCTGTCTCTTCTCGAGTTCTCTGAGTTGTGGGAACTGTCCTCCAGAGCCCTGATTCAGACCACAGTCGATGAGAAGGTCTACCTCTGGCGTCTGAACGTGATAGCACGATCGACCGACTTCTCTGGCACCACCGAGTGGCGTGACAGTAAGCGGGTGCTCATTGCCAGCGAGTTCATCGTTCGAGGTACTCGGTTCATCCATAGTTTGTTTGGATGTAGCTGATTGAACTATCCGTCTGCAAGCTCAAAGATGACCTTGTGAATATGGAGGGAATTTTGTATGTCTATTCATCGAATTCGTAGGTATGTACGATCTCACGGGGTTTCAACGCGACCTATTGTACGTGATCGCCGGACAAGACGAACCCCACGGACTTGCAATTAAAGAAGAACTCGAGAACTACTACGAAAAGGAGATTCATCACGGACGGCTCTATCCGAATCTGGATACGCTCGTCGACAAAGGCCTCGTCGAGAAAGGTGAAAAAGATCGCCGAACGAACGTCTACTCGGTCACTCGCCGTGGTACTCGAGAAATCGAAGCGCGCCGTGACTGGGAGAACCAGTACGTTGATCTCGACTAGGCAAAACCCATCAATATTATTATATTTATATCATACTCGAGAAGCCGTCGCTAGAAGAGGATTCGATTCAACCGTGTAGATTCTGCCGTGTTACTGTATACTTCTCCCCGAACTGTAGTTTGTCGTTCCGCGATAGCTCGATATCGTGTTTAGCTAGTAACTTGAGCATTCGCTCGATATCACACTCGTACCACATTGCGAGCAGTCGTATGTTCTTTTGCGCATAATCGTAGTTGCGCTCGAGAACTTGTGGGTTTAGGGGATCGACTTCAAGCGAACTCATTGATCGCTAAAATGGCCTCCACTACCGTAAATCATGGGTAACATTACCAAATCTGCGGCCTGGTCTAGTTAGTGCGGTTTGAGAAGTGAGTAGGTCGTGAAGATAGTTTGGAATGATGTACGCAGACCTGCTCAGCGAGTGCTACGCGGCAGAATTTGATGAATGATGAGAGCGTGGATGGACGGCAACGCTCGTCAGTGTGTTCGCAGTCCGGCTTCACGCAACCGGTTACTCGATTCAGGAAACACAATGATTCTTCGCTCCTGCTACGTCCCATGCAGAGCTGCACTTCAGTTGCTCTCGACTACCCGTCCGAGTACATCCCACATGCGAGACCAAGGAGAACAACCACCGTACGATCTCGATCCAGAGTTCATCTTGTGAGAGTGATCGGAAAAGTACGTCTACCGCCGTAGTATCGACAGTATTCACTGGCAATGAGTCTCGAGTCGGAACTCACACCCTCTCCGCGACCGATAGGTGGATCGCTTTGGGGTTCGGTAGTTTGAGACGCTTCGCGTCTCGTGATTACGAATGAAGATTATAGGTAAACCTCGGGGACACCCCGTGTGCAAAGTGAATCGTGTGAGTTCGATAAGGTCGATACCCCGTGTGCGAAATGAAATTGCGGCCCCGTTACGAGCACGGACCCCGTGTGCAAGATGAATTTCCGGAGAGACCGACCGCACACCCCGTGTGCGAAATGAATTTCCACGGAAGAGCAAAAGACAGTCTCGATAAGTTGATTGTTGGCCCTATGAGATGGATAGACCCCGTGTGCGAAATGAAATTAGTTGACGACTCTGTATCCAATGGTACGGTGCCAGCGTCTACTTCCCCTCGAAGAAGTCGTCAATTTGTGCGTTAACGACAGACTCAATCAGGTCGTGATTGTCCTCGATTTCTCCGAGCCGAATATCTTCTCGTAGCGTTTCGGCGACGACTTCCGGGTCGTCGACGAAGGAGTACTCCTTGTGGACGCCGCTGCCGTACCCTCGACCTCGTTTATCGGAGGTGACGAAGTTGTACGTCTCCGCTTCGGTCATGTACCGGAGGTACGAATCGCGCGATTTCTGATCCGCGTCCAAGAGATCTGCGATATACTGGTAGACCCGAAACGCCACAGTACTGGGTACCGCACTCAGATTCTGATGTGAGTAAACGGGAACGATGGCAGTCGCGTAGAGTGAGAGCTTCTTTTGCGTCGAAAGACCCTGCATCTGTGTGAGCGTACGGTCACGTTCGGCCTCCTTCTGGGCGTCGCGAACGTGTTCCTCCCGAACCGTCTCCTCACCCTCGCGGTCCGCAAGTTCGCCCGCCTTCCGGAAGAGATCGATCGCTTTCCGTGCGTCCCCGTGATCCTGTGCAGCGAACGCGGAACTGAGCGGAATGATCCCGTCTACGAGGACGTTATCTCGATACGCATCACGACGCCGATCTAGAATCGATTGCAACTGATTCGCATCGTAGTCCGGGAACACGACGTCTTGGGGGTTAAACGAACTCTCCGCCCGGCCGTCGAGGTTCTCCATGAATCGGGGATCGTTCGTCAGCGCAGCGACCGAGATATCGCCCTCGATCCGACCGAGTTGAGAAGCTCGAGAGAGTTGGTAGAGAAGCTTCGAATAGGCCGGTTCGTCGTTCGGATCTCGCTGTCGGCCGGCGAGGAGATCGACTTCGTCAAGGATGATGATGACCGAATCGAAGTACTCGCTCAAGAGTTCGTAGAAACGGCGCAGCTTCTGGTCCGTAGAGATCCCGCTCTCGGGAATTCCAGCAACGACGCCGGCCTCGGCGGCTGCGTTTTCGACGAGTCGGTAGACGGCGCGGTCGTGTGATTTGATCGTTTGGCAATTGATCTGGATGACTCCGAATCGGATATCCTGAGCTGTCGCGAGATCTGAGACCTGTTCGCAGACCGCATTGATGATCAACGACTTGCCAGTTCCCGAGGGGCCGTACAGAAGCATATTGGGCGGACGATTCCCTTGCAGTATCGGCCGTAGATACGTGATGATGTCGTCTAACTGTTGATCCCGACCGACGATTCTGTCCTCGTCGATAACGGTATCGGGGTCGAGCAGCGCTTTATCGCGAAAGACCGAGTTTTGTGCCCCCTCCTGGAGACGACCTTTGATAGACTGTGAGAGAGACTGTTGGTCGTTGCCATCAGCCATAATACGGGTGTTGAGCCCACTCTATAAATAAATATGGGGTACCGTGTGCGAGGTCAAATTATCCGAATAATGGAGATACAGAGATTCAGCGGCGGGGTGAAAAGGAATATGCCACTACCGTGGGCAAAGTCAAAAGACTGTAAGACACCCCGTGTGCGATATGTAATCTCCATCTTGTCTTTTCGCGATCGAAGCTAGGGACGAATGCGAATGACCAATGTGGATAGAGAAGAGATGTGGTGAAACTGGATATAGGAGTGATAGCACAAGGAAGACGGGTAAACGGTGAGAGAGTAAAGTACTGGATTGCCACCAACCCCCTCCCCCCGTGTGCAAGATGAAATTGGTCTCGAGGAGAGGGAGGGGGAGAAGCGTGTCAGGCCTTGTTTTGTCTCA
This window encodes:
- a CDS encoding IS6 family transposase produces the protein MLADLLSESYEPDFEESWENERTATPVRAFAVRLHQTGCSLRETTTILAELGVQRSHGAVWNWVHRLADSGRDPAEAQPKRVAVDETAVKINGEWSWLYAAIDIETKLILDVALFGRHGTDPAAAFLHRLTEKHDLSDAEFLVDQFGYRTALSRLGLSGRVNYTDRNLIEKWFHTLKMRIDRFHNSWVGSRSSVREWLEQFMHYYNYQRPHQALDGKTPIEEVQN
- a CDS encoding PadR family transcriptional regulator, translated to MYDLTGFQRDLLYVIAGQDEPHGLAIKEELENYYEKEIHHGRLYPNLDTLVDKGLVEKGEKDRRTNVYSVTRRGTREIEARRDWENQYVDLD
- a CDS encoding orc1/cdc6 family replication initiation protein — protein: MADGNDQQSLSQSIKGRLQEGAQNSVFRDKALLDPDTVIDEDRIVGRDQQLDDIITYLRPILQGNRPPNMLLYGPSGTGKSLIINAVCEQVSDLATAQDIRFGVIQINCQTIKSHDRAVYRLVENAAAEAGVVAGIPESGISTDQKLRRFYELLSEYFDSVIIILDEVDLLAGRQRDPNDEPAYSKLLYQLSRASQLGRIEGDISVAALTNDPRFMENLDGRAESSFNPQDVVFPDYDANQLQSILDRRRDAYRDNVLVDGIIPLSSAFAAQDHGDARKAIDLFRKAGELADREGEETVREEHVRDAQKEAERDRTLTQMQGLSTQKKLSLYATAIVPVYSHQNLSAVPSTVAFRVYQYIADLLDADQKSRDSYLRYMTEAETYNFVTSDKRGRGYGSGVHKEYSFVDDPEVVAETLREDIRLGEIEDNHDLIESVVNAQIDDFFEGK